From one Streptomyces sp. N50 genomic stretch:
- a CDS encoding serine/threonine-protein kinase, with protein MRTPVSDPLSVGPYRIAGRLGSGGMGWVYLGRSPAGREVAVKVVRPELAAEREFRERFAREVAAARLVSGAYTAAVVDADTEAELPWLATMYVPGPSLAEAVRADGPLPEGQVRRLGAFLVEALQAIHAASLVHRDLKPANVLLASDGPRVIDFGISRVEGAPSLTQAGIVVGTPPFMSPEQMTAGQIGPPSDVFSLGGVLVYALTGRPPFGTGEAVSLRVVHRPPELDGVPPGLRPLLARCLAKRPEDRPQLSVLLGELLAQPRPATWPPPAVARTIEVRRSELAARRGGGTSLPVPSCLLLHAQALLDAGLTDDMITRAVARGDA; from the coding sequence GTGCGCACTCCGGTCAGCGATCCCCTGAGCGTGGGGCCGTACCGGATCGCCGGGCGGCTCGGCTCCGGCGGGATGGGCTGGGTGTATCTCGGCCGCTCGCCGGCCGGGCGCGAGGTGGCGGTGAAGGTCGTACGGCCCGAACTGGCCGCGGAGCGCGAGTTCCGCGAGCGCTTCGCCCGCGAGGTCGCCGCCGCCCGGCTGGTCAGCGGCGCCTACACGGCGGCCGTCGTCGACGCCGACACCGAGGCCGAACTCCCCTGGCTGGCAACGATGTACGTGCCCGGGCCGTCGCTTGCCGAGGCCGTTCGCGCCGACGGTCCGCTGCCCGAGGGCCAGGTCCGCAGGCTCGGCGCGTTCCTCGTCGAGGCGCTCCAGGCGATCCACGCGGCCAGCCTGGTCCACCGCGACCTCAAACCGGCCAACGTGCTGCTCGCCTCCGACGGCCCCCGCGTCATCGACTTCGGCATCTCCCGCGTCGAGGGCGCCCCGAGCCTCACCCAGGCCGGGATCGTGGTCGGCACCCCGCCGTTCATGTCCCCGGAGCAGATGACGGCGGGTCAGATCGGCCCGCCCAGCGATGTGTTCTCCCTCGGCGGTGTCCTGGTCTACGCGCTGACCGGCCGCCCGCCCTTCGGTACGGGCGAGGCGGTGAGCCTGCGGGTCGTGCACCGCCCACCCGAACTGGACGGCGTACCACCGGGTCTACGGCCGCTGCTCGCGCGGTGTCTCGCGAAGCGCCCCGAGGACCGGCCCCAACTGTCCGTCCTGCTCGGCGAGTTGCTGGCGCAGCCGCGCCCCGCGACCTGGCCGCCGCCCGCCGTGGCCCGCACGATCGAGGTCCGCCGGAGTGAACTCGCCGCCCGGCGCGGGGGCGGCACCAGTCTGCCGGTGCCGTCCTGTCTGCTGCTGCACGCGCAGGCCCTGCTGGACGCCGGCCTCACCGACGACATGATCACGCGGGCGGTGGCCCGTGGCGACGCCTGA
- a CDS encoding vWA domain-containing protein: MHSEYPPTLPAEYADIEFENNAQRLPLVLCLDTSSSMAGAPIQTLNDALAEWTRELHDDVSLSYSVEVAVITFGGQGVGAWRGPQLLDPRARLSPFVPAHAFQAPRFTASGVTLMTEALELAMHVVAARKAELRASGLQYYRPQICLVTDGLPTDATGHMTDSWHRLLPVLADEQQARRFRLYAIGVGGITDRGEQVLQAFAPKFNARIQGFPFRELLQMMSASANAEQKGAGDEVFEKIFSQFKTQRPAWES, translated from the coding sequence ATGCACAGCGAATACCCGCCCACGCTGCCGGCGGAGTACGCCGACATCGAGTTCGAGAACAACGCGCAACGGCTGCCGCTCGTCCTGTGCCTCGACACGTCGAGTTCCATGGCGGGCGCGCCGATCCAGACGCTCAACGACGCGCTCGCCGAGTGGACCCGGGAACTCCACGACGACGTCTCCCTCAGCTACAGCGTCGAGGTCGCCGTGATCACCTTCGGCGGCCAGGGCGTCGGCGCCTGGCGCGGACCCCAACTCCTCGACCCACGCGCCCGGTTGAGCCCCTTCGTGCCCGCGCACGCCTTCCAGGCACCCCGGTTCACCGCGTCCGGCGTCACCCTGATGACGGAGGCGCTGGAACTGGCCATGCATGTCGTCGCCGCCCGCAAGGCGGAGCTGCGCGCCTCCGGACTCCAGTACTACCGCCCGCAGATCTGCCTGGTCACCGACGGCCTCCCCACCGACGCCACCGGCCATATGACCGACTCCTGGCACCGGCTGCTGCCCGTCCTCGCCGACGAGCAACAGGCCCGCCGTTTCCGGCTGTACGCGATCGGCGTCGGCGGCATCACCGACCGCGGCGAGCAGGTGCTCCAGGCCTTCGCGCCGAAGTTCAACGCGCGCATCCAGGGCTTCCCGTTCCGCGAGCTGCTCCAGATGATGTCGGCCAGTGCGAACGCCGAGCAGAAGGGCGCGGGCGACGAGGTCTTCGAGAAGATCTTCAGCCAGTTCAAGACCCAGCGTCCGGCCTGGGAGAGCTGA
- a CDS encoding PP2C family serine/threonine-protein phosphatase — MAASPWRIHGLSVEGYRHRRTGTPCQDACTYTASASVSVLAVADGAGSRPHSDQGALHAVELAAEHFRRRAAAASGCPPGEEVHDLLADAFHDVSKIFLDTYGSTAPDYATTLTVVVLTPGWLGHLSVGDGFVVVRAGTEDGQRQFHLLPQPPAVSEYSNETVFLTSPDAPRRLRTDCVADPRVDGVLLSTDGLTQAALSLSGGGPPQPNTSFVEAVLGSLDTPGPVTDKAHESLAALLRSDRLTSLNADDKTLLRAVRVVTP; from the coding sequence GTGGCGGCGTCGCCCTGGCGCATCCACGGCCTGAGCGTCGAGGGCTACCGGCACCGCCGCACCGGCACGCCCTGCCAGGACGCCTGCACCTACACGGCCTCCGCGTCCGTGTCCGTCCTCGCCGTCGCCGACGGCGCGGGCAGCCGCCCGCACTCCGACCAAGGGGCCCTGCACGCCGTCGAGTTGGCGGCCGAGCACTTCCGGCGCCGGGCGGCCGCCGCGTCCGGCTGCCCGCCGGGGGAGGAGGTCCACGACCTGCTCGCGGACGCCTTCCACGACGTGTCCAAGATCTTCCTGGACACCTACGGCAGCACGGCCCCCGACTACGCGACCACCCTCACCGTCGTGGTCCTCACCCCCGGCTGGCTCGGCCATCTCAGCGTCGGCGACGGCTTCGTCGTGGTCCGCGCCGGAACGGAGGACGGGCAACGGCAGTTCCACCTCCTCCCGCAGCCGCCCGCCGTCAGCGAGTACAGCAACGAGACCGTCTTCCTCACCTCGCCCGACGCGCCCCGCCGACTGCGCACCGACTGCGTGGCGGACCCGCGCGTCGACGGCGTCCTGCTCTCCACCGACGGCCTCACCCAGGCCGCCCTCTCCCTCTCCGGCGGCGGCCCGCCGCAGCCCAACACCTCTTTCGTGGAAGCGGTGTTGGGCTCCCTCGACACCCCCGGACCGGTGACCGACAAAGCCCACGAGAGCCTCGCCGCCCTCCTCAGGTCGGACCGGCTCACCAGCCTCAACGCCGACGACAAGACCCTCCTGCGGGCCGTCCGCGTGGTGACCCCGTGA
- a CDS encoding vWA domain-containing protein: MRRLLALALGTVALLTACTSQSKQPATDNNTPKPGTLRVLASSELSDMTPVFDRVRKDTGITIRPTYMGTLDAVDLLAKGKVDGQYDALWLSSNDYLRLRPDAAKKVVSETSIMSSPVAIGVKTATVRTLGWTPDKVTWSQIEQAVQDGRLTYGMTDPARSNSGFSTLISVASALSGAQSALTDADVTKATPRLKEFFKGQKLTSGSSGWLATAYERRGNVDALLNYESVLKGIPGLTVIRPSDGVVTADYPLTSLASTDTTTRENVRRVTTDLRTDALQKLITTRTHRRPVVTSVPPASGLDTSRRRELPFPGSRSVADGLLDSYENKLRRPSRTVYVLDTSGSMEGDRLSRLKKALSDLTGDFRQREEVTLMPFGSAVKSVRTHVVSPSDPQAGLNAIRKDTKALSADGATAIYTSLEKAYEHLGTGGDTFTSIVLMTDGENTTGAKAKEFDGFYGQLPTAQRDIPVFPILFGDSDEAELQHIADLTGGRLFDAQQGSLDGAFEEIRGYQ; the protein is encoded by the coding sequence ATGAGACGCCTTCTCGCCCTCGCGCTCGGTACGGTCGCGCTGCTCACCGCGTGTACTTCACAGTCCAAGCAGCCCGCGACCGACAACAACACCCCCAAGCCCGGCACCCTCCGCGTCCTCGCCTCCAGTGAACTCAGCGACATGACCCCGGTGTTCGACCGGGTCCGCAAGGACACCGGCATCACGATCCGCCCCACCTACATGGGCACCCTGGACGCGGTGGACCTGCTGGCGAAGGGCAAGGTCGACGGCCAGTACGACGCCCTGTGGCTGTCCTCGAACGACTATCTGCGGCTACGGCCCGACGCGGCGAAGAAGGTCGTGTCCGAGACCTCGATCATGTCCAGCCCGGTCGCGATCGGCGTCAAGACCGCCACCGTCAGGACACTGGGCTGGACGCCCGACAAGGTGACCTGGTCCCAGATCGAACAGGCCGTCCAGGACGGCAGGTTGACCTACGGCATGACGGACCCGGCCCGCTCCAACTCCGGGTTCTCGACCCTCATCTCCGTGGCCTCCGCCCTCTCCGGCGCCCAGTCGGCGCTCACCGACGCGGACGTCACCAAGGCGACTCCCCGGCTGAAGGAGTTCTTCAAGGGGCAGAAGCTGACGTCGGGTTCGTCGGGCTGGCTGGCGACGGCCTACGAACGCCGGGGAAACGTCGATGCGTTGCTCAACTACGAGTCCGTCCTCAAGGGCATCCCGGGCCTGACGGTGATCCGCCCGAGCGACGGAGTCGTCACCGCCGACTACCCGCTGACCTCCCTCGCCTCGACGGACACCACGACCCGCGAGAACGTCCGTCGGGTCACGACCGACCTGCGCACGGACGCCCTCCAGAAGCTGATCACCACCCGCACGCACCGCCGCCCGGTCGTCACCTCCGTACCGCCCGCGTCCGGCCTGGACACCAGCCGACGGCGTGAACTCCCGTTCCCCGGCAGCCGGTCCGTCGCCGACGGGCTCCTCGACTCGTACGAGAACAAGCTGCGCCGGCCCTCGCGGACCGTGTACGTGCTCGACACCTCTGGTTCGATGGAGGGCGACCGGCTGTCCCGGCTGAAGAAGGCGCTCTCCGATCTGACCGGGGACTTCCGGCAGCGCGAGGAGGTCACGCTGATGCCGTTCGGGTCGGCCGTGAAGAGCGTCAGGACACATGTGGTGAGCCCGAGCGATCCGCAGGCCGGGCTGAACGCGATCCGCAAGGACACGAAGGCGCTCAGCGCGGACGGGGCCACCGCGATCTACACCTCGCTGGAGAAGGCCTACGAGCATCTCGGTACCGGCGGCGACACGTTCACCTCGATCGTGCTGATGACCGACGGCGAGAACACAACCGGCGCCAAGGCGAAGGAGTTCGACGGCTTCTACGGTCAACTCCCCACCGCCCAGCGGGACATCCCCGTCTTCCCCATCCTCTTCGGCGACTCGGACGAGGCGGAGCTCCAGCACATCGCCGACCTGACCGGCGGCCGGCTCTTCGACGCCCAACAGGGCTCGCTGGACGGCGCCTTCGAGGAGATCCGTGGCTATCAGTAA
- a CDS encoding toxic anion resistance protein encodes MSSSFNTSQNSSQHTQSGDDVFTLTPPEAVAPVPKERAGGLVPVDESVRTDMAQKAAAYIEGLASLDARSPEFAGKVGEISALGAGEMRTATAQSNRMLERTVRSLPSKGGDAQSQVAGSLVELRRVVEDLDPRDLPASKGRKFLSRLPGGNKLRDHVAKYASAQGTLNKIVGSLRGGQDELRRDNAALQTERVRLWETMGKLQEYVVLTQALDTAVEQHITGVEAADPSQADTLRADVLFPVRQKHQDLLTQLAVCAQGYLAMDVVRRNNDELIKGVDRAATTTVSALRISVMLASALDNQRKVVDQVNALRGTTEDLIRGNAEMLSTQSGEIQRIAADPAVGAETLRTAFQQIYRTLDAIDTYKVQATEVMAATVESLTSELQNASTYLERSRSQSALEGGLG; translated from the coding sequence ATGAGCAGCAGTTTCAACACCAGCCAGAACAGCAGTCAGCACACCCAGAGCGGGGACGACGTCTTCACCCTCACCCCGCCGGAGGCCGTCGCGCCGGTGCCGAAGGAGAGGGCCGGCGGGCTTGTCCCCGTGGACGAGAGCGTCCGTACGGACATGGCCCAGAAGGCCGCCGCCTACATCGAGGGGCTTGCCTCGCTCGATGCCCGGTCGCCCGAATTCGCGGGCAAGGTCGGGGAGATCAGCGCGCTCGGTGCCGGTGAGATGCGCACCGCCACCGCTCAGTCCAACCGCATGTTGGAGCGGACCGTGCGGAGTCTGCCGTCCAAGGGCGGGGACGCTCAGTCGCAGGTCGCCGGGTCGCTCGTCGAACTCCGGCGTGTGGTCGAGGACTTGGACCCGCGTGACCTGCCCGCCTCCAAGGGGCGGAAGTTCCTGTCCCGGCTGCCGGGCGGCAACAAACTGCGCGACCACGTCGCCAAGTACGCCTCCGCGCAGGGGACTCTCAACAAGATCGTGGGCTCGTTGCGCGGCGGCCAGGACGAACTCCGGCGTGACAACGCCGCGTTGCAGACCGAGCGGGTCCGCCTCTGGGAGACCATGGGCAAGCTCCAGGAGTACGTCGTCCTCACCCAGGCCCTCGACACGGCCGTCGAGCAGCACATCACCGGCGTCGAGGCCGCCGACCCGAGCCAGGCCGACACCCTGCGCGCGGACGTCCTCTTCCCGGTCCGGCAGAAGCACCAGGACCTGCTCACCCAGCTCGCGGTGTGCGCGCAGGGCTACCTGGCGATGGACGTCGTGCGGCGGAACAACGACGAGCTGATCAAGGGTGTGGACCGGGCCGCGACCACTACCGTCTCCGCCCTCCGGATCTCGGTCATGCTCGCCTCCGCGCTCGACAACCAGCGCAAGGTCGTCGACCAGGTCAACGCCCTGCGCGGCACGACCGAGGACCTCATCCGGGGCAACGCCGAGATGCTCTCCACGCAGAGCGGCGAGATCCAGCGCATCGCGGCCGACCCGGCGGTGGGCGCGGAGACGCTGCGTACGGCGTTCCAGCAGATCTACCGCACTCTCGACGCGATCGACACCTACAAGGTCCAGGCGACCGAGGTGATGGCCGCGACCGTGGAGTCCCTGACGTCCGAACTCCAGAACGCCAGCACGTACTTGGAGCGCAGCCGCTCGCAGAGCGCGCTGGAGGGTGGGCTCGGATGA
- a CDS encoding substrate-binding domain-containing protein produces MRRIAGIVLAVLLIGGVVAAVVAGRDNGDKGTATKTVRGVIGSEKADFFADPDVVKALAAKGFTVKTETSGSWAMEGLDLKGYDFAFPSSQAPADALADKYKVQQPLPRPFYSPLVVVAHRSAAQVLADNGLATLDSGKDRGTLKMAAYLDAAKRDLTWQQLKGASQHGELTGTLYIATTDPETSNSGALYLAAASYVANGGRVAASSADVDRTAPLMHKLISVQGAQQSSSDAPFRDFISGAGNPLVLVYESQVASLLLDKQPVGDLVVLYPDTTANSDHTVVPLTPEGRELGQLLSSDPTLRGLAVRHGFRPQGDTAEFVAATAAHSSYLNQTLTGVRQAPVPTSKVLHDMARRARG; encoded by the coding sequence GTGAGACGTATCGCGGGAATCGTCCTTGCGGTGTTGCTGATCGGTGGCGTGGTGGCAGCCGTCGTAGCGGGCCGGGACAACGGGGACAAGGGCACGGCAACGAAGACCGTGCGTGGTGTGATCGGTTCGGAGAAGGCGGACTTCTTCGCCGATCCCGATGTGGTGAAGGCCCTCGCCGCCAAGGGCTTCACCGTGAAGACGGAGACCTCCGGGTCCTGGGCCATGGAAGGGCTCGACCTCAAGGGGTACGACTTCGCCTTCCCCTCCAGTCAGGCTCCGGCCGACGCGCTCGCGGACAAGTACAAGGTCCAGCAGCCGTTGCCCCGGCCCTTCTACTCGCCGCTCGTCGTCGTGGCCCACCGCAGCGCCGCCCAGGTGCTCGCGGACAACGGGCTCGCCACGCTCGACAGCGGCAAGGATCGCGGCACGCTGAAGATGGCTGCCTATCTCGATGCCGCCAAGCGGGATCTGACCTGGCAGCAGCTCAAGGGGGCTTCTCAGCATGGGGAGTTGACCGGCACCCTCTACATCGCCACCACCGACCCCGAGACCTCCAACTCCGGTGCCCTGTACCTCGCCGCCGCCTCCTACGTCGCCAACGGCGGGCGGGTGGCCGCGAGTAGCGCCGATGTGGATCGCACCGCGCCGCTCATGCACAAGCTGATCAGCGTGCAGGGGGCCCAACAGTCCAGCTCCGACGCGCCGTTCAGGGACTTCATCAGCGGCGCCGGCAATCCGCTGGTCCTCGTCTACGAGTCCCAGGTGGCCTCATTGCTCCTCGACAAGCAACCGGTCGGCGACCTCGTCGTGCTCTACCCGGACACCACGGCCAACAGCGACCACACCGTCGTGCCGCTCACCCCGGAGGGCCGCGAGCTGGGTCAACTCCTCAGCAGCGACCCGACGTTGCGGGGGCTCGCCGTGCGGCACGGGTTCCGGCCGCAGGGTGACACCGCCGAGTTCGTCGCGGCCACCGCCGCCCACTCCAGCTATCTCAACCAGACGCTGACCGGCGTCCGGCAGGCGCCCGTGCCCACCTCCAAGGTGCTGCACGACATGGCGCGCCGGGCGCGCGGTTGA
- a CDS encoding pyridoxal phosphate-dependent aminotransferase, with translation MQVIQSTKLSNVCYEIRGPVLEEAMRLEAAGHRILKLNTGNPAAFGFECPPEILEDILRNVSSAHGYGDAKGLLAARRAVVMHNQTLGIETDVEHVFIGNGVSELIVMAMQGLLDDGDEVLVPSPDYPLWTAAVSLSGGTAVHYRCDEQSDWMPDLADVERKVSDRTKAIVIINPNNPTGAVYDEAMVKGLTDIARRHNLLVCSDEIYDKILYDGATHTPTAKVAPDLLTLTFNGMSKAYRVAGYRVGWMSISGPRAHADSYIEGLTILANMRLCANMPGQHGVVAALSGRQTINDLVLPGGRLKEQRDVAYELLTQIPGVTCVKPKGALYLFPRLDPQVFKVKDDRQMVLDLLRQEKIMVVHGTGFNWSEPDHFRVVTLPSVGDLRDAVTRIGNFLDGYGQP, from the coding sequence ATGCAGGTGATCCAGTCGACCAAGCTCTCCAACGTCTGTTACGAGATCCGGGGCCCGGTTCTCGAAGAGGCGATGCGTCTGGAGGCGGCAGGCCACCGCATCCTGAAGCTCAACACGGGCAACCCGGCCGCGTTCGGGTTCGAGTGCCCGCCCGAGATCCTGGAGGACATCCTCCGGAACGTGTCGTCGGCGCACGGGTACGGCGACGCGAAGGGCCTGCTGGCCGCCCGCCGCGCGGTCGTCATGCACAACCAGACCCTGGGCATCGAGACGGACGTAGAACACGTCTTCATCGGCAACGGCGTCTCCGAGCTCATCGTCATGGCGATGCAGGGCCTGCTCGACGACGGCGACGAGGTCCTCGTACCGTCGCCGGACTACCCGCTGTGGACCGCCGCCGTCTCGCTCTCCGGCGGGACCGCCGTCCACTACCGCTGCGACGAGCAGTCCGACTGGATGCCCGACCTCGCCGACGTGGAGCGCAAGGTCAGCGACCGCACCAAGGCGATCGTCATCATCAACCCGAACAACCCGACCGGCGCGGTGTACGACGAGGCGATGGTCAAGGGCCTCACCGACATCGCCCGCCGCCACAACCTCCTCGTCTGCTCCGACGAGATCTACGACAAGATCCTCTACGACGGCGCCACGCACACCCCGACCGCGAAGGTCGCCCCGGACCTGCTGACCCTCACGTTCAACGGGATGTCGAAGGCGTACCGAGTAGCCGGTTACCGGGTGGGGTGGATGTCGATCTCCGGGCCGCGTGCGCACGCCGACTCCTACATCGAGGGTCTGACGATCCTGGCGAACATGCGGCTCTGCGCGAACATGCCCGGGCAGCACGGGGTCGTCGCCGCGCTCAGTGGGCGGCAGACCATCAATGACCTGGTGCTGCCGGGCGGGCGGCTGAAGGAGCAGCGGGATGTGGCGTACGAGCTGCTGACCCAGATCCCGGGTGTGACCTGCGTGAAGCCGAAGGGGGCGCTGTATCTGTTCCCTCGGCTGGATCCGCAGGTGTTCAAGGTCAAGGACGACCGGCAGATGGTCCTCGACCTGCTGCGCCAGGAGAAGATCATGGTCGTCCACGGCACCGGGTTCAACTGGTCCGAGCCCGATCACTTCCGGGTCGTGACACTGCCGTCGGTCGGGGATCTGCGGGACGCGGTGACCCGGATCGGGAACTTCCTGGACGGGTACGGCCAGCCGTAA
- a CDS encoding serine protease — translation MNKPLLAALSTLAIAGAGVAPAVAAPQVAPKAAAVTVDFAGIVSLSNCSGSVIRFPNSTDTAPALVMTNGHCLETGFPDPGEVITGQSSSRTFGLLNSAGTKVATLRANQVVYSTMTDTDVTIYRTTTTYAAIKSAYGISPLTVSATHPTAGTAIKVVSGYWKTIYSCSIDGFVYRLKEGDWTWKDSVRYTSACNTIGGTSGSPVIDTSTGQVVAVNNTGNEDGETCTVDNPCEVDESGKVTVREGINYAEETYNIPGCFTSANVLALSASTCTLPKP, via the coding sequence ATGAACAAGCCTCTCCTTGCCGCGCTCTCCACCCTGGCCATCGCCGGGGCGGGCGTGGCACCCGCGGTCGCCGCACCCCAGGTGGCGCCGAAGGCCGCCGCGGTGACCGTCGACTTCGCCGGCATCGTCTCGCTCAGCAACTGCTCCGGCTCGGTCATCCGCTTCCCGAACTCGACCGACACCGCTCCGGCGCTGGTCATGACCAACGGCCACTGCCTGGAGACCGGGTTCCCGGACCCCGGCGAGGTCATCACCGGCCAGTCCTCCAGCCGTACCTTCGGGCTGCTGAACTCGGCCGGCACGAAGGTCGCCACGCTCCGGGCCAACCAGGTCGTCTACTCGACGATGACCGACACGGACGTGACGATCTACCGCACGACCACGACGTACGCGGCGATCAAGAGCGCGTACGGCATCAGCCCGCTCACCGTCAGCGCCACGCACCCGACCGCGGGTACCGCGATCAAGGTCGTCTCCGGGTACTGGAAGACGATCTACAGCTGCAGCATCGACGGGTTCGTGTACCGGCTGAAGGAGGGGGACTGGACCTGGAAGGACTCGGTCCGTTACACCTCCGCGTGCAACACGATCGGTGGTACGTCCGGGTCTCCGGTGATCGACACCAGCACTGGGCAGGTCGTCGCGGTCAACAACACGGGTAACGAGGACGGGGAGACCTGCACGGTCGACAATCCGTGTGAGGTTGATGAGAGCGGCAAGGTGACTGTGCGCGAGGGGATCAACTACGCCGAGGAGACGTACAACATCCCGGGGTGCTTCACCTCGGCCAACGTGCTCGCCCTCAGTGCGTCCACCTGCACGCTTCCTAAGCCGTAG
- a CDS encoding D-aminoacylase gives MEELVIRDADVVDGSGGPSYRADVVIDGGRIVSIVQEAAAAGCQRPKARRELDAEGLVLSPGFIDMHAHSDLALLRDPDHSAKAAQGVTLEVIGQDGLSYAPVDDRTLAEVRRAITGWNGYGDDIDFDWRSVGEYLDRLDSAFGGRGVAVNAAYLIPQGTVRMLAVGWEDREATPQELDRMRQLVAEGMEQGAVGMSSGLTYTPGMYAKDAELTELCRVVASYDGYYCPHHRSYGAGALEAYAEMVELTREAGCSLHLAHATMNFGVNEGRAPELLTLLDEALATGADISLDTYPYTPGCTTLVAMLPSWASEGGPEEILKRLADDETADRIRHHLEVIGSDGCHGVPMEWDTIEIAGVENPELADYVGRRLDSWPTARHLLLADRLAPSILQHVGHEENVRQIMRHRVHTGGSDGILQGAKPHPRAYGTFPEYLGRYTRELGVLSLEECVAHLTSRPAARLRLPDRGLVKEGYRADLVLFNPATVAAGSTFEEPRRLPTGIPHVLIDGRFVIEDGRRTDVLAGRSVRRSPVRRNANSRS, from the coding sequence ATGGAAGAGCTGGTCATCCGGGACGCGGACGTCGTCGACGGCAGCGGTGGACCGTCCTACCGCGCCGACGTGGTGATCGACGGCGGACGGATCGTCTCGATCGTGCAGGAGGCCGCGGCGGCGGGCTGCCAACGCCCCAAGGCACGCCGGGAGTTGGACGCCGAGGGCCTGGTCCTCTCCCCCGGCTTCATCGACATGCACGCCCACAGCGACCTGGCCCTGCTCCGCGACCCGGACCACAGCGCCAAGGCCGCGCAGGGGGTGACCCTCGAAGTCATCGGCCAGGACGGGCTGTCGTACGCCCCCGTCGACGACCGCACGCTCGCGGAGGTGCGCCGGGCGATCACCGGGTGGAACGGGTACGGGGACGACATCGACTTCGACTGGCGGTCGGTGGGCGAGTACTTGGACCGGCTGGACTCCGCTTTCGGTGGGCGTGGAGTGGCGGTCAACGCGGCCTACTTGATCCCGCAGGGCACGGTCCGGATGCTCGCCGTCGGCTGGGAGGACCGGGAGGCGACTCCCCAAGAGCTGGACCGGATGCGGCAGTTGGTCGCCGAGGGCATGGAACAGGGCGCGGTCGGCATGTCGTCCGGGCTCACCTACACCCCCGGCATGTACGCCAAGGACGCCGAACTCACCGAACTCTGCCGGGTGGTGGCGTCCTACGACGGCTACTACTGCCCGCACCACCGCTCGTACGGAGCGGGCGCGCTGGAGGCGTACGCGGAGATGGTGGAGCTGACCCGGGAGGCCGGCTGCTCCCTCCACCTCGCCCACGCCACCATGAACTTCGGCGTGAACGAGGGCCGGGCACCGGAGTTGCTGACCCTCCTAGACGAGGCCCTGGCGACCGGCGCGGACATCAGCCTCGACACCTACCCTTACACCCCCGGCTGCACAACTCTCGTGGCGATGCTGCCGAGTTGGGCGAGCGAGGGCGGCCCCGAGGAGATCCTGAAGCGCCTGGCGGACGACGAGACCGCCGACCGTATCCGCCACCACCTGGAGGTGATCGGCTCGGACGGCTGCCACGGGGTGCCGATGGAGTGGGACACGATCGAGATCGCAGGGGTCGAGAACCCCGAACTGGCGGACTACGTAGGCCGCCGCCTCGACAGCTGGCCCACGGCCCGCCACCTCCTCCTCGCCGACCGCCTCGCCCCGTCGATCCTCCAGCACGTGGGCCACGAGGAGAACGTCCGCCAGATCATGCGCCACCGCGTCCACACCGGCGGCTCCGACGGCATCCTCCAGGGCGCGAAGCCGCATCCACGGGCGTACGGCACGTTCCCGGAGTATCTCGGCCGGTACACAAGGGAGTTGGGCGTGCTCTCCCTGGAGGAGTGCGTGGCCCACCTGACGTCCCGCCCGGCGGCACGCCTGCGCCTGCCGGACCGGGGCCTGGTCAAGGAGGGCTACCGCGCGGACCTGGTGCTGTTCAACCCCGCGACGGTGGCGGCGGGTTCGACGTTCGAGGAGCCGCGCAGACTGCCGACCGGCATCCCCCACGTCCTGATCGACGGCCGTTTCGTGATCGAGGACGGCCGGCGGACGGACGTACTGGCGGGGCGGTCGGTCCGTCGCAGTCCCGTGCGACGGAACGCCAACTCCCGCTCCTGA